From a region of the Actinomadura luzonensis genome:
- a CDS encoding phosphotransferase, with protein MTILSEDWGGPGWDSQARLVGGRWVERRPRRPDVAARLLRETRLAPWLAPLLPLPIPVPRVLHVEPLIVRHEAVPGEPLESFDAGRGRALGGFLRALHAADPARAVRLGAQPAAEVLRERAAGTADLAARVVPLLPRERRAAAAELLEAVAAFPACAVVHGDLAPEHVLERDGAVSGVIDFTDAHVGDPALDLAWPLHGAPPAFAGAVAAAYGVPAGLRERALLWWRLGPWHEVVYGLDGDRPDRVRDGLAAVLARLPR; from the coding sequence ATGACGATTCTGTCGGAGGACTGGGGCGGGCCCGGATGGGACAGCCAGGCGCGGCTGGTCGGCGGCCGCTGGGTGGAGCGGCGTCCCCGGCGGCCGGACGTGGCCGCGCGGCTGCTCAGGGAGACCCGGCTGGCGCCGTGGCTGGCCCCGCTGCTGCCGCTGCCCATCCCGGTGCCGCGCGTGCTTCACGTGGAACCATTGATCGTCCGGCACGAGGCGGTGCCCGGCGAGCCGCTGGAGTCGTTCGACGCGGGTCGCGGGCGGGCCCTGGGCGGGTTCCTGCGCGCCCTGCACGCGGCCGACCCGGCGCGGGCCGTCCGGCTGGGCGCGCAGCCGGCGGCCGAGGTGCTGCGGGAACGGGCGGCCGGCACGGCGGACCTCGCCGCGCGGGTGGTGCCGCTGCTGCCCCGCGAACGGCGGGCCGCCGCCGCGGAGCTGCTGGAGGCCGTGGCCGCGTTCCCCGCCTGCGCCGTCGTGCACGGCGACCTCGCGCCCGAGCACGTGCTGGAGCGGGACGGCGCGGTGAGCGGGGTCATCGACTTCACCGACGCGCACGTCGGCGACCCGGCGCTCGACCTGGCCTGGCCGCTCCACGGCGCTCCCCCGGCCTTCGCCGGCGCCGTGGCGGCCGCGTACGGCGTGCCCGCCGGGCTGCGGGAGCGGGCGCTGCTGTGGTGGCGGCTCGGGCCGTGGCACGAGGTGGTCTACGGCCTCGACGGCGACCGTCCCGACCGGGTCCGCGACGGCCTCGCCGCCGTCCTCGCCCGCCTCCCCCGTTGA
- a CDS encoding FAD-dependent monooxygenase has translation MEKAGVPEVVPVLVAGGGPVGLATAVELAHHGVRSLVVEPRETVSWLRPRAKTTSARTMELLRRWGLARTLRERAPLAVSWSDQAVFVNSLLGREITRIGGCFGLDLVGSDLAAEPGQQAPQPLVEEILREAVGDALLTGRQVTGLTEDADGVTVRVAAPDGSGEREIRAAYMVGCDGPRSVTRAAIGARYEGRQDARPNYNVVFRAPGLAERIPHGPAVHYWVLNPAQPGLVGRLDLEDTWWCIAQGVRAEDADPVRLVRNLAGDDIEVEILATDPWTARMLLADRYSTGRVFLAGDAAHQNPPYGGHGFNTGVGDAVNIGWKLAAVLNGWAPEALLATYEAERRPIAADTIEAAAANMATLAPELADPALMGDEAEFEKVRPAVAEAVLRTKDSEFHSLDLVLGYAYTGSPIVADGAGERLPHRWLAPGVSLYDRLGRGFSLVGDASAPGAAVLAKEAADLGVPLEVVNLPGEPLTLVRPDQHVAWRGDDDPAGALRRALAF, from the coding sequence ATGGAAAAGGCGGGCGTACCGGAAGTGGTGCCCGTGCTGGTCGCCGGAGGCGGGCCCGTCGGCCTGGCGACCGCCGTGGAGCTGGCCCATCACGGCGTGCGGAGCCTCGTCGTGGAGCCGCGGGAGACGGTGTCCTGGCTGCGCCCCCGCGCCAAGACCACCTCCGCCCGCACCATGGAGCTGCTGCGCCGCTGGGGCCTCGCCCGGACGCTGCGCGAGCGGGCGCCGCTGGCGGTGTCGTGGTCGGACCAGGCGGTGTTCGTCAACAGCCTGCTCGGCCGCGAGATCACCAGGATCGGCGGCTGCTTCGGGCTCGACCTGGTGGGCTCCGACCTGGCCGCCGAGCCCGGCCAGCAGGCGCCCCAGCCGCTGGTGGAGGAGATCCTGCGCGAGGCGGTCGGCGACGCGCTGCTCACCGGCCGGCAGGTGACCGGCCTGACCGAGGACGCCGACGGCGTCACCGTCCGCGTCGCCGCGCCCGACGGCAGCGGCGAACGCGAGATCCGGGCCGCGTACATGGTCGGCTGCGACGGCCCGCGCAGCGTCACCCGGGCCGCCATCGGCGCCCGCTACGAGGGCCGCCAGGACGCCCGCCCCAACTACAACGTCGTCTTCCGCGCCCCCGGCCTGGCCGAGCGCATCCCGCACGGCCCCGCCGTGCACTACTGGGTGCTCAACCCGGCCCAGCCGGGCCTGGTCGGCCGGCTCGACCTGGAGGACACCTGGTGGTGCATCGCGCAGGGCGTCCGGGCCGAGGACGCCGACCCGGTGCGGCTGGTCCGCAACCTGGCCGGCGACGACATCGAGGTCGAGATCCTGGCCACCGACCCGTGGACGGCCCGCATGCTGCTCGCCGACCGCTACTCCACGGGCCGGGTCTTCCTGGCGGGCGACGCCGCCCACCAGAACCCGCCCTACGGCGGGCACGGCTTCAACACCGGCGTCGGCGACGCGGTCAACATCGGCTGGAAGCTCGCCGCCGTGCTGAACGGCTGGGCCCCTGAGGCGTTGCTGGCGACGTACGAGGCCGAGCGCCGCCCCATCGCCGCCGACACCATCGAGGCCGCCGCCGCCAACATGGCCACCCTCGCCCCCGAGCTGGCCGACCCGGCGCTGATGGGCGACGAGGCGGAGTTCGAGAAGGTCCGGCCGGCGGTCGCCGAGGCCGTGCTGCGCACCAAGGACAGCGAGTTCCACAGCCTCGACCTGGTGCTCGGCTACGCCTACACGGGCTCGCCGATCGTCGCCGACGGCGCCGGCGAACGCCTCCCGCACCGCTGGCTCGCCCCCGGCGTCTCCCTCTACGACCGCCTGGGCCGCGGCTTCAGCCTCGTCGGCGACGCGAGCGCGCCGGGCGCGGCGGTCCTCGCCAAGGAGGCCGCCGACCTGGGCGTCCCCCTGGAGGTGGTGAACCTGCCCGGCGAGCCGCTGACCCTGGTCCGCCCGGACCAGCACGTGGCCTGGCGCGGCGACGACGACCCCGCCGGCGCCCTCCGCCGCGCCCTCGCCTTCTGA
- a CDS encoding cytochrome P450: MTESSVMPLHMRRVEFDPAPELAAAREEEGVTRVRTAFGADAWLVSRYAYVREVLGDADRFRIARQTIARLPGAPEMTEEQLKKINAGNLLGQDPPEHTRLRRMLTPEFTIRRMRRLEPRIRAIVDEHLDAMEAAGPPADLVPSFALPIPSLVICELLGVPYEDREGFQDRTSRMLDVTVPAEERVALQFQARAYMEDLVGRIQADPGEDLLGMLVREHGDDLTKDELVGIGSLLLFAGHETTSNMLALGTLALLRHPDQLDLLRKEPERIDAAVEELLRWLSIVHSGTTKVATAETRLGDTVIAAGDLVICSLPTANRDPGMVPDADRFDLTRGAPGHVAFGHGIHHCLGAPLARMELRTAFPALFQRFPGLRPADGAEPRFRSFSVVYGLSSLKVAW, encoded by the coding sequence ATGACCGAGTCCTCGGTGATGCCGCTGCACATGCGGCGGGTGGAGTTCGACCCGGCGCCGGAGCTGGCCGCGGCCCGCGAGGAGGAGGGCGTCACCCGCGTCAGGACCGCGTTCGGCGCCGACGCCTGGCTGGTGAGCCGGTACGCCTACGTCCGCGAGGTCCTGGGCGACGCCGACCGGTTCAGGATCGCCCGGCAGACCATCGCGCGGCTGCCCGGCGCCCCCGAGATGACCGAGGAACAGCTCAAGAAGATCAACGCGGGCAACCTGCTCGGCCAGGACCCGCCCGAGCACACCCGGCTGCGCCGCATGCTGACCCCCGAGTTCACGATCCGGCGCATGCGGCGGCTGGAGCCCCGGATCCGGGCCATCGTCGACGAGCACCTGGACGCCATGGAGGCCGCCGGGCCGCCGGCCGACCTGGTGCCGTCGTTCGCGCTGCCCATCCCGTCGCTCGTGATCTGCGAGCTGCTCGGCGTGCCGTACGAGGACCGCGAAGGCTTCCAGGACCGGACCAGCCGCATGCTGGACGTCACGGTGCCCGCCGAGGAGCGGGTGGCGCTGCAGTTCCAGGCGCGGGCGTACATGGAGGACCTGGTCGGCCGCATCCAGGCCGACCCCGGCGAGGACCTGCTCGGCATGCTCGTGCGCGAGCACGGCGACGACCTCACCAAGGACGAGCTGGTCGGCATCGGCAGCCTGCTGCTGTTCGCCGGGCACGAGACGACCTCCAACATGCTCGCGCTCGGCACGCTGGCCCTGCTGCGCCACCCCGACCAGCTCGACCTCCTGCGCAAGGAGCCCGAGCGGATCGACGCGGCGGTGGAGGAGCTGCTGCGCTGGCTCAGCATCGTGCACTCCGGCACCACCAAGGTCGCCACCGCCGAGACCCGGCTCGGCGACACCGTCATCGCCGCCGGCGACCTGGTGATCTGCTCACTGCCCACGGCCAACCGCGACCCGGGGATGGTGCCGGACGCCGACCGGTTCGACCTGACGCGCGGGGCGCCCGGCCACGTCGCGTTCGGCCACGGCATCCACCACTGCCTGGGCGCGCCGCTGGCCCGGATGGAGCTGCGGACCGCCTTCCCCGCGCTGTTCCAGCGGTTCCCGGGGCTGCGGCCGGCCGACGGCGCGGAGCCGCGGTTCCGGTCGTTCAGCGTGGTGTACGGGCTGTCCTCGCTCAAGGTGGCCTGGTAG
- a CDS encoding NAD-dependent epimerase/dehydratase family protein, with product MRVVVIGASGHIGTYLVPRLVDAGHDVVAVSRGKREPYTPHGAWQRVTTVSADRDAEDADGTFGRRVAELDGDAVIDLICFTEESARHLAEALTGRVRHFLHCGTIWTHGPSARVPTTEDRPKRPLGEYGRRKAAIEAYLLERAHRDGFPATVVHPGHITGPGWVPVNPAGNVNPAVFQTLADGEELALPNLGMETVQHVHADDVARLFMDALATPSASVGESFHSVATGALTLRGYAEAVAGWFGREARLAYLPFERWRATVSEEDARVTLDHISYSPHCSMAKAERLLGHRPRYEALEAIQEAVAWLVATGAVKA from the coding sequence ATGCGTGTAGTGGTGATCGGCGCCAGTGGCCACATCGGCACCTACCTCGTCCCCCGGCTCGTGGACGCGGGCCACGACGTGGTCGCGGTGAGCAGGGGCAAGCGGGAGCCCTACACCCCGCACGGCGCGTGGCAGCGCGTCACCACCGTCTCCGCCGACCGCGACGCCGAGGACGCCGACGGCACGTTCGGCCGGCGCGTCGCCGAGCTGGACGGCGACGCCGTCATCGACCTCATCTGCTTCACCGAGGAGAGCGCCCGCCACCTGGCCGAGGCGCTGACCGGCCGGGTCCGGCACTTCCTGCACTGCGGCACGATCTGGACGCACGGCCCGAGCGCCCGCGTGCCCACGACCGAGGACCGGCCGAAGCGGCCGCTCGGCGAGTACGGCAGGCGCAAGGCCGCGATCGAGGCGTACCTGCTGGAGCGGGCGCACCGCGACGGCTTCCCGGCGACGGTCGTCCACCCCGGGCACATCACCGGGCCCGGCTGGGTGCCGGTCAACCCGGCGGGCAACGTCAACCCGGCCGTCTTCCAGACCCTCGCCGACGGGGAGGAGCTGGCGCTGCCCAACCTCGGCATGGAGACCGTGCAGCACGTGCACGCCGACGACGTGGCCCGGCTGTTCATGGACGCCCTCGCCACGCCCTCGGCGTCGGTGGGCGAGAGCTTCCACTCGGTCGCCACGGGCGCGCTCACGCTGCGCGGCTACGCCGAGGCGGTGGCCGGGTGGTTCGGGCGGGAGGCGCGGCTGGCGTACCTGCCGTTCGAGCGGTGGCGGGCTACGGTGTCCGAGGAGGACGCCCGGGTGACGCTCGACCACATCAGCTACAGCCCCCACTGCAGCATGGCCAAGGCCGAGCGGCTGCTCGGCCACCGCCCCCGCTACGAAGCGCTGGAGGCGATCCAGGAGGCGGTGGCCTGGCTGGTCGCGACCGGGGCCGTCAAGGCCTGA
- a CDS encoding ABC transporter substrate-binding protein, with translation MRVSAIGCAALLLLAAAACGGRESGGGAGATATGQCQGQQTTGITDKSIKLGGIYPLSGPASAYGDIPKGIKAYFDYVNAEKGGIGGRKVEFVVRDDGYQPPKAVEEARRLVEQDQVFALFQTLGTPSTTATWDYTNQRKVPQVFVATGASKWGTDTAHPWTIGWQPNYVSEARVYAQYLKTEKPSAKVAVLYQNDDFGKDLLGGFKRAVEGTGITIVAEQSYEVTDPSIDPQMRNLAGSKADVFLDITTPKFGSQALAADARNTAWNPLHIINNVSASITVLKPVGFDNVQGVVSSSYYKDPNDPTWATDPEMELYKQKVKQYAPGEDPNIPYLTFGWAVASSFHKAMDAARCPTREGLRDSVRNLRNVKIDMLLPGVTLTTGQGDAFPIESMQLMKFKGARWELFGQVIDTRKEFGPLTG, from the coding sequence ATGCGTGTATCTGCCATCGGCTGCGCGGCGCTGCTCCTGCTCGCCGCCGCTGCCTGCGGAGGGCGGGAGAGCGGCGGCGGCGCCGGCGCCACCGCCACCGGCCAGTGCCAGGGCCAGCAGACCACCGGCATCACCGACAAGAGCATCAAGCTGGGCGGCATCTACCCGCTGTCCGGCCCGGCCTCGGCCTACGGCGACATCCCGAAGGGCATCAAGGCGTACTTCGACTACGTCAACGCCGAGAAGGGCGGCATCGGCGGGCGCAAGGTCGAGTTCGTCGTGCGCGACGACGGCTACCAGCCGCCGAAGGCCGTCGAGGAGGCCCGCAGGCTCGTGGAGCAGGACCAGGTCTTCGCCCTGTTCCAGACGCTCGGCACCCCCTCCACCACCGCCACCTGGGACTACACCAACCAGCGCAAGGTGCCGCAGGTCTTCGTCGCCACCGGCGCGTCCAAGTGGGGCACCGACACCGCGCACCCGTGGACCATCGGCTGGCAGCCCAACTACGTCTCCGAGGCCCGCGTCTACGCGCAGTACCTGAAGACGGAGAAGCCCTCGGCCAAGGTCGCCGTGCTCTACCAGAACGACGACTTCGGCAAGGACCTGCTCGGCGGCTTCAAACGGGCCGTCGAAGGCACGGGGATCACGATCGTCGCCGAGCAGAGCTACGAGGTCACCGACCCCAGCATCGACCCCCAGATGCGCAACCTCGCCGGCTCCAAGGCCGACGTGTTCCTCGACATCACCACCCCGAAGTTCGGCTCGCAGGCGCTCGCCGCCGACGCCAGGAACACCGCCTGGAACCCGCTGCACATCATCAACAACGTCTCCGCCTCCATCACCGTGCTCAAGCCGGTCGGCTTCGACAACGTGCAGGGCGTGGTGTCCAGCTCGTACTACAAGGACCCGAACGACCCGACCTGGGCGACCGACCCCGAGATGGAGCTCTACAAGCAGAAGGTCAAGCAGTACGCGCCCGGGGAGGACCCGAACATCCCGTACCTGACCTTCGGCTGGGCCGTCGCCAGCAGCTTCCACAAGGCCATGGACGCGGCCAGGTGCCCCACCCGCGAAGGGCTGCGCGACTCGGTGCGCAACCTGCGCAACGTCAAAATCGACATGCTGCTGCCGGGCGTGACGCTCACGACCGGGCAGGGCGACGCGTTCCCCATCGAGTCGATGCAGCTCATGAAGTTCAAGGGCGCCCGGTGGGAGCTGTTCGGCCAGGTCATCGACACCCGCAAGGAGTTCGGCCCGCTGACCGGCTGA
- a CDS encoding branched-chain amino acid ABC transporter permease, whose amino-acid sequence MTQVKDADVAAGSTRRARWDAARWRWAAGAALLAAAVYAPFQLVPFHVFQLTMVLVYAVALLGLNLLVGHAGQISLGHGAFFAVGAYTAAILLHGPAVPYPVTLPVAAAVAFALGLAFGVPAVRLRGLYLALVTLAIAIFLVPLLKRFEHVTGGSMGLTLPKPQPPAWTGLAEDQWLYFLALAVAVASFALVAGLLRSRVGRALHALRDDEGAAEVMGVRLSAYKTLAFAWSAMLAGAAGCVYTWVIGFVSPDSFTVNLSITLLAGLVVGGLGAMAGPVLGALFVMFVPSIAQDLNEAAPGVIFGLLIIAVMYVAPTGLAGLAGRLIGKIPRKE is encoded by the coding sequence ATGACACAGGTGAAGGACGCCGACGTGGCGGCCGGGTCCACCCGCCGCGCCCGCTGGGACGCGGCCCGGTGGCGGTGGGCGGCGGGGGCCGCGCTGCTGGCCGCCGCGGTCTACGCGCCGTTCCAGCTCGTCCCCTTCCACGTCTTCCAGCTCACGATGGTCCTGGTGTACGCGGTCGCGCTGCTCGGGCTGAACCTGCTGGTCGGCCACGCCGGGCAGATCTCGCTCGGGCACGGGGCGTTCTTCGCCGTCGGCGCGTACACGGCGGCGATCCTGCTGCACGGGCCGGCCGTGCCGTACCCGGTGACGCTGCCGGTGGCCGCGGCCGTGGCCTTCGCGCTGGGGCTGGCGTTCGGGGTGCCCGCGGTGCGGCTGCGCGGGCTGTACCTGGCGCTGGTCACGCTGGCGATCGCGATCTTCCTGGTGCCGCTGCTCAAACGGTTCGAGCACGTCACCGGCGGCTCGATGGGGCTGACGCTGCCCAAGCCGCAGCCGCCCGCCTGGACCGGCCTCGCCGAGGACCAGTGGCTGTACTTCCTCGCGCTCGCCGTCGCCGTGGCCTCGTTCGCGCTGGTCGCGGGCCTGCTGCGGTCGCGGGTGGGGCGGGCGCTGCACGCGCTGCGCGACGACGAGGGCGCGGCCGAGGTCATGGGGGTGCGGCTGTCGGCGTACAAGACGCTCGCCTTCGCCTGGAGCGCGATGCTCGCGGGCGCGGCCGGCTGCGTCTACACGTGGGTGATCGGGTTCGTCAGCCCCGACTCCTTCACCGTCAACCTGTCGATCACCCTGCTCGCCGGCCTGGTCGTGGGCGGGCTCGGCGCGATGGCCGGGCCGGTGCTCGGCGCGTTGTTCGTGATGTTCGTCCCCAGCATCGCGCAGGACCTCAACGAGGCCGCGCCCGGCGTCATCTTCGGCCTGCTGATCATCGCGGTGATGTACGTGGCCCCCACGGGCCTCGCCGGGCTCGCCGGCCGTCTGATCGGGAAAATCCCCCGGAAGGAGTGA
- a CDS encoding branched-chain amino acid ABC transporter permease, with protein MAGFLQQVVEGLGAGAIYASMALALVLIYQFTGIVNFAQGELAMFSTYLAWQCVAAGLPFWAALALTLVVSFAGGMLIERVVIRPVEGAPELTLVIVTVGLFIFVNAAAGWIWTFLIKDFPNPFPRGALELGGVSVGFSTLGVLGVVALVMGLLYLLFQHTKIGLGMRAVAANPTSARLVGIRVGWTLALGWGLAAAVGAVSGVLVAPLLFLEPNMMGGVLIYAFAAATLGGFDSPAGAVAGGVVVGVAETLAGAYLPVVGSDLKVGVPLVIILGVLLVRPRGLFGRAVVERA; from the coding sequence GTGGCCGGGTTCCTGCAGCAGGTCGTGGAAGGGCTCGGCGCGGGCGCGATCTACGCCAGCATGGCGCTCGCGCTCGTGCTGATCTACCAGTTCACCGGGATCGTCAACTTCGCCCAGGGCGAGCTGGCCATGTTCTCCACCTACCTCGCCTGGCAGTGCGTGGCGGCCGGGCTGCCGTTCTGGGCGGCGCTGGCGCTCACGCTGGTGGTGTCGTTCGCGGGCGGCATGCTCATCGAGCGGGTCGTCATCCGGCCGGTCGAGGGCGCGCCCGAGCTGACGCTGGTCATCGTCACCGTCGGGCTGTTCATCTTCGTCAACGCCGCCGCCGGCTGGATCTGGACCTTCCTCATCAAGGACTTCCCCAACCCGTTCCCGCGGGGCGCGCTGGAGCTCGGCGGGGTGAGCGTCGGCTTCTCCACGCTGGGCGTGCTCGGCGTGGTGGCGCTGGTCATGGGCCTGCTGTACCTGCTCTTCCAGCACACCAAGATCGGGCTCGGCATGCGCGCGGTGGCCGCGAACCCCACCTCGGCCCGGCTGGTCGGCATCCGCGTCGGCTGGACACTGGCGCTCGGCTGGGGGCTGGCCGCCGCCGTCGGCGCGGTGTCGGGCGTCCTGGTCGCGCCGCTGCTGTTCCTGGAGCCCAACATGATGGGCGGCGTCCTCATCTACGCCTTCGCCGCGGCCACGCTCGGCGGCTTCGACAGCCCGGCCGGCGCGGTCGCGGGCGGCGTCGTCGTCGGCGTGGCCGAGACGCTGGCCGGGGCCTACCTGCCGGTCGTCGGCTCCGACCTCAAGGTCGGGGTGCCCCTGGTGATCATCCTCGGCGTGCTGCTGGTCCGGCCGCGCGGCCTGTTCGGGCGAGCGGTGGTGGAACGCGCATGA
- a CDS encoding ABC transporter ATP-binding protein, protein MSFLEVTDLVAGYGDARVLHGVTLSVAEGEICAILGPNGAGKTTLLRALSGMVRARGAVRLGGTSLTGRPPDAVARLGVAHVPEGRGTFMPLTVEENLRLGAFTRRGRRAAEEDLERVCGYFPPLRDRLGQVAGSLSGGEQQMLALGRALMLRPRVLLLDEPSLGLAPLVTRELFRIVQAINEEERTTVVVVEQNAHLALGVARQAHVLETGRIVLSGTAEQIRADEQVAQSYLGYRV, encoded by the coding sequence ATGAGCTTCCTGGAGGTGACGGACCTGGTCGCCGGCTACGGCGACGCCCGCGTGCTGCACGGCGTGACCCTGAGCGTGGCCGAGGGCGAGATCTGCGCCATCCTCGGCCCCAACGGCGCGGGCAAGACCACGCTGCTCCGCGCCCTGTCCGGGATGGTCCGGGCACGGGGCGCGGTCCGGCTCGGCGGCACCTCGCTGACCGGCCGCCCGCCCGACGCGGTGGCCCGGCTGGGCGTGGCGCACGTGCCCGAGGGGCGCGGCACGTTCATGCCGCTGACGGTCGAGGAGAACCTGCGGCTCGGCGCGTTCACCCGGCGCGGCCGGCGCGCGGCCGAGGAGGACCTGGAGCGGGTCTGCGGCTACTTCCCGCCGCTCCGCGACCGGCTCGGGCAGGTCGCGGGCAGCCTCAGCGGCGGCGAGCAGCAGATGCTCGCCCTCGGCCGGGCGCTCATGCTGCGACCCAGGGTGCTGCTGCTGGACGAGCCGTCCCTGGGCCTCGCGCCGCTGGTCACGCGGGAGCTGTTCCGCATCGTCCAGGCCATCAACGAAGAGGAGCGGACCACCGTGGTCGTCGTGGAGCAGAACGCCCACCTCGCGCTCGGCGTCGCCCGGCAGGCGCACGTGCTGGAGACCGGGCGCATCGTGCTGTCCGGCACGGCCGAGCAGATCAGGGCGGACGAGCAGGTCGCGCAGTCCTACCTGGGATACCGGGTGTAG
- a CDS encoding ABC transporter ATP-binding protein — protein MLEVRDLTVRFGGITALDGVSFAVTRGEMVGLIGPNGAGKTTLFNCLTRRHPAGSGTITYEGTDLRDVPPYAVARLGIARTFQNLGLFPRMSVRDNVLTGAHHRGRAGFVTAGLRLPGVRREERALRADADDVLGRLGLDGVAGHPAAGLPFGTLKRVELARALIARPRLLLLDEPVNGLNAAEVAEFAGTLRALKDAYDLTVVVVEHHMGFVMGVCRRIVCLDFGRKIAEGPPAEVQRDPGVIEAYLGTAG, from the coding sequence ATGCTGGAGGTGCGCGACCTCACCGTCCGCTTCGGCGGCATCACGGCGCTGGACGGCGTCAGCTTCGCCGTGACGCGCGGCGAGATGGTGGGGCTCATCGGGCCCAACGGCGCCGGCAAGACCACCCTGTTCAACTGCCTCACCCGCCGCCACCCGGCCGGCTCAGGCACCATCACCTACGAGGGCACGGACCTGCGGGACGTGCCCCCGTACGCGGTCGCGCGGCTCGGCATCGCCCGCACCTTCCAGAACCTCGGCCTGTTCCCCCGCATGTCCGTCCGCGACAACGTGCTCACCGGCGCGCACCACCGGGGCCGCGCCGGCTTCGTCACCGCCGGGCTGCGGCTGCCCGGCGTGCGCCGCGAGGAGCGCGCGCTGCGGGCCGACGCCGACGACGTCCTCGGGCGGCTCGGCCTCGACGGGGTGGCCGGTCACCCGGCCGCCGGCCTGCCGTTCGGCACGCTCAAACGGGTCGAGCTGGCCCGCGCGCTGATCGCCCGCCCCCGCCTGCTGCTGCTCGACGAGCCGGTCAACGGGCTGAACGCGGCCGAGGTGGCGGAGTTCGCCGGCACCCTCCGCGCGCTCAAGGACGCCTACGACCTCACCGTGGTCGTGGTCGAGCACCACATGGGCTTCGTCATGGGCGTCTGCCGCCGCATCGTCTGCCTCGACTTCGGCCGCAAGATCGCCGAAGGGCCGCCGGCCGAGGTGCAGCGCGACCCCGGAGTCATCGAGGCGTACCTGGGGACGGCCGGATGA
- a CDS encoding PucR family transcriptional regulator, translating into MSGRFSTGTLTGTEAVRVQRARIIAEMLDNVQELADAGAAAIRAEVPTYAAQGADFLADVRDQVVRHYRAKLAVLLEERAVTAADIAFVRRAAMRRARAGVPLADYINAYRVGQRVFWESLVERAGPTPAGREAALSLAVAQMRYCDFASTQAAYAYMEFQQYAAAEAVRESRGLLETLLAGGTPTRGRELAAAQAHGLAPEPRTPLMVVVAMLVEAPAPVTAGLNRDAEARHAACAALARTGGNGARTLSVVRQSEIVAVPVLGPGAEAEDVCDRLEAVVAGLAGEGIRLAMGVSTPAAGTAQIPQAYQEARAVLDFVPEEGGVAALPRITPFQYLALRADDTARHLVDPRITALLEEDRARGGVLTATIRAFAAADLNLRTAAERLQIHPNTAQYRMRRIQERTGRSLRSINDLVELLVAIALQDAVPTNAGRERLAAVTDEGRGRADVRSSHEPR; encoded by the coding sequence ATGTCCGGTCGTTTCAGCACGGGAACGCTCACTGGTACCGAGGCCGTCCGGGTGCAGCGGGCGCGCATCATCGCCGAGATGCTGGACAACGTTCAGGAGCTGGCCGACGCCGGGGCGGCGGCGATCAGGGCCGAGGTGCCGACGTACGCGGCGCAGGGCGCCGACTTCCTCGCCGACGTGCGCGACCAGGTCGTCCGGCACTACCGCGCCAAGCTCGCGGTGCTGCTGGAGGAGCGGGCGGTGACGGCCGCGGACATCGCCTTCGTCCGGCGGGCCGCCATGCGCCGGGCCAGGGCCGGGGTGCCCCTCGCCGACTACATCAACGCCTACCGGGTCGGGCAGCGGGTCTTCTGGGAGTCGCTGGTCGAGCGGGCCGGGCCGACGCCCGCCGGGCGGGAGGCCGCGCTGTCGCTGGCCGTCGCGCAGATGCGCTACTGCGACTTCGCGAGCACGCAGGCCGCGTACGCCTACATGGAGTTCCAGCAGTACGCCGCCGCCGAGGCCGTCAGGGAGAGCCGGGGCCTGCTGGAGACGCTGCTGGCCGGCGGCACGCCGACGCGCGGCAGGGAGCTGGCCGCCGCGCAGGCCCACGGCCTCGCGCCGGAGCCGCGCACGCCGCTCATGGTCGTGGTGGCGATGCTGGTCGAGGCCCCCGCCCCGGTCACGGCCGGGCTCAACAGGGACGCCGAGGCGCGGCACGCCGCCTGCGCCGCCCTCGCCAGGACCGGCGGCAACGGGGCCCGCACGCTGTCGGTGGTGCGCCAGTCGGAGATCGTGGCGGTGCCCGTGCTCGGGCCGGGCGCCGAGGCCGAGGACGTCTGCGACCGGCTGGAGGCCGTCGTCGCGGGCCTGGCCGGCGAGGGCATCAGGCTCGCCATGGGCGTCAGCACGCCGGCGGCCGGGACGGCGCAGATCCCGCAGGCCTACCAGGAGGCGCGGGCAGTGCTGGACTTCGTGCCCGAGGAGGGCGGCGTGGCGGCGCTGCCCAGGATCACCCCGTTCCAGTACCTGGCGCTGCGCGCCGACGACACGGCCCGGCACCTGGTTGACCCGCGCATCACGGCGCTGCTGGAGGAGGACCGGGCGCGCGGCGGCGTGCTCACCGCGACGATCCGGGCGTTCGCCGCCGCCGACCTCAACCTGCGCACCGCCGCCGAACGCCTGCAGATCCACCCAAACACCGCGCAGTACCGGATGCGCCGCATCCAGGAACGCACCGGGCGGAGCCTGCGCTCCATCAACGACCTCGTGGAGCTGCTGGTCGCCATCGCGCTCCAGGACGCGGTGCCCACCAACGCCGGGCGGGAAAGACTGGCCGCCGTGACCGATGAGGGGCGTGGGAGAGCCGACGTACGGTCGTCCCATGAACCTCGCTGA